A genomic segment from Salvia splendens isolate huo1 chromosome 13, SspV2, whole genome shotgun sequence encodes:
- the LOC121760205 gene encoding signal peptide peptidase-like 4 encodes MDLRTVLLYSHFALFLSTSLVFAGDIVHQDDIAPKKPGCDNNFVLVKVPIWLDGVEVTQFVGIGARFGPTLESQEKRADQIIVSLADPPDCCSTPRNKLTGEAILVHRGNCSFVTKAKVAEAAGASALLIINNQTDLFKMVCEKNETVVDVGIPVVMLPQDAGGSLKVSMKNSSHVSIQIYSPKRPLVDVAEVFLWLMAVGTVLCASYWSAWSAREAAIEHDKLLKDGFDEHLTSDTHHSSGLIEINTASAIFFVVFASCFLVMLYKLMSYWFIEILVVVFCIGGVEGLQTCLVAILACFRWFEHAAESFVKIPVLGSVSYLTLAVSPICIAFSVLWAVYRSASIAWIGQDILGIALIITVLQIVRIPNLKVGTVLLSCSFLYDIFWVFLSKWWFHKSVMIVVARGDGSGEDGIPMLLKIPRMFDPWGGFSIIGFGDIIIPGLLVTFSLRYDWLSKKSLKAGYFLWAMLAYGLGLLITYVALNLMDGHGQPALLYIVPFTLGTLIVLANKRGDLKHLWTVGEPYRPCPHVRLQQDEQ; translated from the exons ATGGACCTCAGGACCGTACTTCTCTACTCACATTTTGCTCTCTTCCTCTCCACTTCCCTCGTCTTTGCTGGCGACATAGTTCACCAAGATGATATTGCTCCCAAGAAGCCTGGCTGTGACAACAATTTCGTACTg GTTAAAGTCCCTATTTGGCTAGATGGTGTTGAGGTAACACAATTCGTTGGTATCGGTGCTCGATTTGGTCCGACATTGGAGTCACAGGAGAAGCGTGCCGACCAGATTATAGTTTCTCTTGCAGACCCTCCTGATTGTTGTAGTACACCAAGGAACAAG CTGACAGGTGAGGCTATCTTGGTGCACCGGGGGAACTGCAGTTTTGTTACCAAAGCAAAAGTTGCAGAAGCCGCTGGTGCTTCAGCTCTACTAATCATAAACAATCAGACAG ATCTCTTCAAGATGGTGTGTGAGAAAAATGAGACTGTTGTAGATGTTGGCATACCGGTAGTCATGCTTCCGCAAGATGCTGGTGGGAGCTTGAAAGTTAGCATGAAAAACAGTTCGCACG TTTCCATCCAGATTTACTCGCCAAAACGCCCGTTGGTTGATGTTGCTGAAGTGTTTTTATGGCTGATGGCTGTCGGTACTGTCTTGTGTGCATCTTATTGGTCTGCATGGAGTGCTAGGGAAGCAGCTATTGAGCACGACAAGCTTTTAAAG GATGGTTTTGATGAACACTTAACCAGCGATACTCACCATTCAAGTGGTCTAATCGAGATCAACACAGCCTCGGCAATTTTCTTTGTCGTGTTTGCCTCTTGTTTCTTGGTTATGCTCTACAAGTTGATGTCTTACTGGTTCATTGAAATTCTCGTGGTTGTGTTTTGCATAGGTGGTGTAGAG GGGTTGCAAACTTGTCTAGTGGCCATTTTAGCCTG TTTCAGATGGTTTGAACATGCTGCAGAGTCGTTTGTCAAAATACCTGTTCTCGGATCTGTATCATATCTGACACTCGCTGTTTCTCCAATTTGCATAGCATTTTCTGTTTTATGGGCAGTGTACCGCAGTGCCTCTATCGCTTGGATTGGCCAAGATATACTT GGAATTGCGCTTATCATAACTGTTCTCCAAATAGTACGCATTCCAAATCTCAAG GTTGGAACAGTTTTACTGAGCTGTTCGTTCTTGTATGACATCTTTTGGGTTTTTTTGTCAAAATGGTGGTTCCATAAGAGTGTGATGATAGTG GTAGCTCGTGGTGACGGGAGTGGAGAAGATGGTATTCCCATGCTACTCAAAATCCCTCGAATGTTCGACCCTTGGGGTGGATTTAGTATCATCGGATTTGGTGATATTATCATACCTGGACTGCTAGTAACTTTTTCACTAAG GTATGATTGGCTGTCTAAGAAAAGCCTAAAAGCTGGATATTTCCTGTGGGCAATGCTGGCTTATGGTTTAG GTCTGCTAATTACTTATGTGGCTCTGAATCTGATGGATGGACATGGCCAGCCTGCCTTACTATACATTGTCCCTTTCACTCTAG GGACTCTGATAGTGTTGGCGAACAAGAGAGGTGATCTAAAGCATCTTTGGACAGTCGGGGAGCCTTACAGACCCTGCCCGCACGTTCGGCTTCAACAGGACGAACAATGA